In Corvus moneduloides isolate bCorMon1 chromosome 3, bCorMon1.pri, whole genome shotgun sequence, one DNA window encodes the following:
- the LOC116441431 gene encoding left-right determination factor 2-like isoform X1 → MNLRCAGMLFMLCLVLTVQAFTQEGFKEVVLKQLGLSEVPKLHKRDLVDLVIPEHVKNKYMSMLKRQRVKRRALPSLAGILRAIPGHTGMTGEVLYSDTITRQKLMFDMEGRIPKNSEVTMAELKLFQKPLDRANLPAKQSHRPVSNARVSVYWVHDGTNRTSLIDSRLVPIYESGWKSFDVTQAVHYWLRNKRREPMFLEVWIEGERVGSYASEMAKAVRFTSQDPKDKALGKPELVLYTLNLDDYGSPGDCREEALMGKSTCCRQKHYISFRELSWAQHWILEPAGFQAYRCSGSCLQPPRALRRLGSGQRSCAAAGSSALPIIYLVKRGNSTEIEAAEFPNMIVERCSCVTDGVALV, encoded by the exons ATGAACCTGAGGTGTGCCGGGATGCTCTTCATGCTCTGCCTCGTCCTCACGGTCCAAGCCTTTACCCAGGAAGGGTTCAAGGAGGTGGTGCTGAAGCAGCTGGGGCTGTCTGAGGTCCCTAAACTTCATAAGAGAGACTTGGTGGATCTGGTTATCCCAGAGCACGTCAAGAACAAGTACATGTCCATGCTGAAGCGCCAGAGGGTGAAGCGCCGAGCTCTGCCGAGCCTGGCTGGCATCCTCAGGGCGATCCCGGGACACACAG GTATGACAGGAGAAGTCCTCTACTCCGACACAATCACGCGCCAGAAGCTGATGTTTGACATGGAGGGCAGAATACCTAAAAACAGCGAAGTCACAATGGCTGAACTGAAACTCTTCCAAAAGCCTCTGGACAGAGCAAACCTGCCTGCCAAGCAGTCTCACAGGCCCGTCTCCAACGCCAGAGTCAGCGTGTACTGGGTGCACGATGGTACCAACAGGACCTCCCTGATAGATTCCAG GCTGGTTCCTATATATGAGTCGGGCTGGAAGAGCTTTGATGTGACCCAGGCCGTGCATTACTGGCTGCGAAACAAGAGGCGGGAGCCGATGTTCCTGGAGGTGTGGATCGAAGGGGAAAGGGTGGGCAGCTACGCCTCGGAAATGGCCAAAGCCGTGCGCTTCACCTCACAGGACCCCAAGGATAAAGCCCTAGGCAAGCCTGAGCTGGTGCTTTACACCCTCAACTTGGATGACTATGG GAGCCCTGGGGACTGCAGGGAGGAGGCGCTGATGGGGAAATCCACCTGCTGCCGGCAGAAACATTACATCAGCTTCCGCGAGCTGTCCTGGGCGCAGCACTGGATCCTGGAGCCGGCGGGGTTCCAGGCGTACCGCTGCTCcgggagctgcctgcagccgCCCCGCGCCCTGCGCCGCCTCGGCTCCGGGCAGCGCTCCTGCGCCGCGGCCGGGAGCTCCGCGCTGCCCATCATCTACCTCGTCAAGAGGGGCAACAGCACCGAGATTGAGGCGGCCGAGTTCCCCAACATGATCGTGGAGAGATGCAGCTGTGTCACGGACGGCGTGGCGCTGGTGTGA
- the LOC116441431 gene encoding left-right determination factor 2-like isoform X2: protein MSSDIRERALQIHGLQFYPGMTGEVLYSDTITRQKLMFDMEGRIPKNSEVTMAELKLFQKPLDRANLPAKQSHRPVSNARVSVYWVHDGTNRTSLIDSRLVPIYESGWKSFDVTQAVHYWLRNKRREPMFLEVWIEGERVGSYASEMAKAVRFTSQDPKDKALGKPELVLYTLNLDDYGSPGDCREEALMGKSTCCRQKHYISFRELSWAQHWILEPAGFQAYRCSGSCLQPPRALRRLGSGQRSCAAAGSSALPIIYLVKRGNSTEIEAAEFPNMIVERCSCVTDGVALV, encoded by the exons ATGTCTTCTGATATAAGAGAGAGAGCATTACAAATCCATGGACTGCAGTTTTATCCAG GTATGACAGGAGAAGTCCTCTACTCCGACACAATCACGCGCCAGAAGCTGATGTTTGACATGGAGGGCAGAATACCTAAAAACAGCGAAGTCACAATGGCTGAACTGAAACTCTTCCAAAAGCCTCTGGACAGAGCAAACCTGCCTGCCAAGCAGTCTCACAGGCCCGTCTCCAACGCCAGAGTCAGCGTGTACTGGGTGCACGATGGTACCAACAGGACCTCCCTGATAGATTCCAG GCTGGTTCCTATATATGAGTCGGGCTGGAAGAGCTTTGATGTGACCCAGGCCGTGCATTACTGGCTGCGAAACAAGAGGCGGGAGCCGATGTTCCTGGAGGTGTGGATCGAAGGGGAAAGGGTGGGCAGCTACGCCTCGGAAATGGCCAAAGCCGTGCGCTTCACCTCACAGGACCCCAAGGATAAAGCCCTAGGCAAGCCTGAGCTGGTGCTTTACACCCTCAACTTGGATGACTATGG GAGCCCTGGGGACTGCAGGGAGGAGGCGCTGATGGGGAAATCCACCTGCTGCCGGCAGAAACATTACATCAGCTTCCGCGAGCTGTCCTGGGCGCAGCACTGGATCCTGGAGCCGGCGGGGTTCCAGGCGTACCGCTGCTCcgggagctgcctgcagccgCCCCGCGCCCTGCGCCGCCTCGGCTCCGGGCAGCGCTCCTGCGCCGCGGCCGGGAGCTCCGCGCTGCCCATCATCTACCTCGTCAAGAGGGGCAACAGCACCGAGATTGAGGCGGCCGAGTTCCCCAACATGATCGTGGAGAGATGCAGCTGTGTCACGGACGGCGTGGCGCTGGTGTGA